A stretch of Microbacterium sp. 4R-513 DNA encodes these proteins:
- a CDS encoding GTP-binding protein: MTTALETGTLFRFATAGSVDDGKSTLVGRLLHDSKAILADQLEQVARTSAERGFAHGAFDFALLTDGLRAEREQGITIDVAYRYFSTGARSFILADCPGHVQYTRNMVTGATTADAVVVLIDGRKGVLEQTRRHLAVVALLRVPHVIVAVNKIDLLDFAEGAFTPVADEVRAVTAELGIDDVHVIPVSALEGDNIVERSERTPWYDGPALLELLERLPSSDELETEFEPFRLPVQTVLRPQGGLSPELAADPALAERYRDYRAFAGRVSSGEVRVGDAVTVFPSGIDTVVTGIQVAGVDVDEAQAPQSVALQLADDVDAARGAVIAASGTLPGPTREIAAELFQLDARALRAGTRVLVKHGTTTVQALVSSIDARRDLDSLAHEPAESLETNDIGQATLRLAADLPLEPYSENRASGSFLVIHPSDGATLAAGIVRD; this comes from the coding sequence ATGACCACGGCACTGGAGACCGGGACGCTGTTCCGGTTCGCGACCGCGGGCTCGGTCGACGACGGCAAGTCGACGCTCGTCGGCCGCCTCCTGCACGACTCCAAGGCGATCCTCGCCGACCAGCTGGAGCAGGTCGCGCGCACGTCGGCGGAGCGCGGCTTCGCGCACGGCGCATTCGACTTCGCGCTGCTCACCGACGGCCTGCGTGCCGAGCGCGAGCAGGGCATCACGATCGACGTCGCCTACCGCTACTTCTCGACCGGGGCGCGCAGCTTCATCCTCGCCGACTGCCCCGGACACGTGCAGTACACCCGGAACATGGTCACGGGCGCGACGACGGCCGACGCCGTGGTGGTGCTCATCGACGGCCGCAAGGGCGTGCTCGAGCAGACCCGCCGGCACCTCGCGGTCGTCGCGCTGCTGCGCGTGCCGCATGTCATCGTGGCGGTCAACAAGATCGACCTGCTCGACTTCGCGGAGGGCGCGTTCACACCCGTCGCCGACGAGGTGCGCGCCGTCACCGCAGAGCTCGGCATCGACGACGTGCACGTCATCCCGGTGTCGGCCCTCGAGGGCGACAACATCGTCGAGCGCTCCGAGCGCACGCCCTGGTACGACGGGCCCGCGCTCCTCGAGCTGCTCGAGCGCCTGCCGTCGTCGGACGAGCTCGAGACCGAGTTCGAGCCCTTCCGGCTCCCCGTGCAGACCGTGCTCCGCCCCCAGGGCGGGCTCTCGCCCGAGCTCGCCGCCGACCCCGCCCTCGCCGAACGCTACCGCGATTACCGCGCCTTCGCGGGCCGCGTGTCGTCGGGCGAGGTCCGGGTCGGCGACGCCGTCACCGTCTTCCCGAGCGGGATCGACACCGTCGTGACCGGCATCCAGGTCGCGGGCGTCGACGTCGACGAGGCGCAGGCGCCGCAGTCCGTCGCCCTGCAGCTCGCCGACGACGTCGATGCGGCCCGTGGCGCCGTGATCGCGGCATCCGGAACCCTTCCCGGGCCGACACGCGAGATCGCCGCCGAGCTCTTCCAACTCGACGCCCGTGCCCTGCGCGCCGGCACCCGGGTGCTCGTCAAGCACGGCACGACGACGGTGCAGGCGCTCGTGTCGTCGATCGACGCCCGCCGGGACCTCGACTCGCTCGCGCACGAGCCGGCCGAATCGCTCGAGACGAACGACATCGGGCAAGCGACGCTCCGACTTGCCGCGGACCTGCCCCTCGAGCCCTACAGCGAGAACCGCGCGAGCGGCTCGTTCCTCGTCATCCATCCGTCCGACGGCGCGACTCTCGCCGCCGGCATCGTGCGGGACTGA
- a CDS encoding phosphoadenylyl-sulfate reductase, which yields MTVSLAPRTAVKRSREELKALAERGNEELGSLTDHEASPEEVVAWVARHFGTDAAAVACSMADAALPHLVAEQLPGVDVLFLDTGYHFAETRFTRDEVGRVLDVRIVDVLPEQTVAEQDAEFGAKLFERDPGLCCARRKVGPLQDALGGYEVWFTGVRRDEAPTRTHTPLVTWDERNGLVKVNPVAAWTFDDLLDYAGAHKVPVNLLVSNGYPSIGCEPCTKPVAPGEDPRSGRWAGLSKTECGLHV from the coding sequence GTGACCGTGTCGCTCGCACCCCGCACCGCGGTCAAGCGCTCGCGCGAGGAGCTCAAGGCCCTCGCCGAGCGGGGGAACGAAGAGCTCGGAAGCCTCACCGATCACGAGGCATCCCCCGAAGAGGTCGTCGCCTGGGTCGCGCGTCATTTCGGGACGGATGCCGCGGCCGTCGCCTGCTCGATGGCCGACGCCGCCCTGCCGCACCTCGTCGCCGAGCAGCTGCCGGGCGTCGACGTGCTGTTCCTCGACACCGGGTACCACTTCGCCGAGACGCGGTTCACGCGCGACGAGGTCGGCCGCGTGCTCGACGTGCGGATCGTCGACGTGCTCCCCGAGCAGACGGTGGCCGAGCAGGACGCCGAATTCGGCGCGAAGCTCTTCGAGCGCGACCCCGGCCTGTGCTGCGCGCGCCGCAAGGTCGGTCCGCTGCAGGACGCGCTCGGCGGCTACGAGGTGTGGTTCACCGGCGTCCGCCGCGACGAGGCGCCGACCCGCACGCACACCCCGCTCGTGACGTGGGACGAGCGCAACGGGCTCGTGAAGGTGAACCCCGTCGCCGCGTGGACCTTCGACGACCTGCTCGACTACGCCGGCGCGCACAAGGTCCCCGTCAACCTTCTCGTCTCGAACGGCTACCCCTCGATCGGCTGCGAGCCGTGCACGAAGCCCGTCGCGCCGGGCGAAGACCCCCGGTCCGGCCGCTGGGCCGGCCTCTCGAAGACGGAATGCGGGCTCCACGTATGA
- a CDS encoding M14 family metallopeptidase, with the protein MFRRFAVVTVAALVLSGAAATSASASPPTDDDGVGTAVYTGSVSQDALSDIAALVDRREMVVTPGVEAGEVEVQVILNEAQAAALEKEGTALETKAPAAQRRLLAATPEGVYRTYGGDGGIRDELMDQAAAHPGIAQFRVLGQTWQGQDIGAVRVTGDIAKQKKDGKRPTTVYVAAQHAREWITPEMVRRLLDYYLSSYGKDPRVTKIIDSTELWFVPVANPDGYDFTFQEGNRLWRKNLRDNDGDGQITGVDGVDLNRNSATRWGYDNEGSSPNPASDTYRGPSPGSEPETQALDHLFADVTPQFMINYHSAAELLLYGIGWQVATPSPDDVIYEAMAGDDATPAVPGYDPDLSAELYTTNGDLDTHMQEKYGTLGFTPEMSTCEDAADSVPDDEWVAEDDCVALGFDFPDDEALIQAEFEKNIPFALAVAESAPDPDDPVSVVGRDAEDFRVDSFSVSYGDPQTVAVWAKRALKAKTMYYSVNGGPTKKAKVEEWSGGERYGFENTDYYAEYRGVVTGTKAGDSVEVWFGGQTTAADLPKGQKPGKVESEHFTYEVAQDTGDSVLIVANEDYTGAQNADEPPHAAGLTYLDEHIAALEANGVTPDVWDVDAQGVPHDLGVLGHYDAVIWYLGDNRLTQDEEDVLTEYGSGRYPDLSVAERQQYLTISMRDFLNEGGKVALAGETTAYYGLLGGSLGGIYYGLDGAPDQQCVVTVDPTSDCLILADDFTQYWMGAYDRDPVTASGISGIADPLTGLEATFGGPATVGNPIDEAGAFTPTSEVLPVDEFPQFESWAAADYTDPPVEYTPAEGAWVASASHIDDGYQRLARTIAVPDLAAGETATFDAQFSFATEEEYDNVIVEVRPVGTEDWTTLPDLNGGTQSAPPAECEAGFYIEEHPQLEHYLTIQDGGCLTTGSTGEWNSFTGASDGWIPVSFDLSAYEGQEVQLVISYVTDPATGERGVMVDDISFTIAGDEIEAEGFETGLGAWSAIGAPDSSPGNSSDWERTQPAAYSVTATPDTLLFGFGLEQLSTDEERTAVVARILDHFGM; encoded by the coding sequence ATGTTCCGTCGCTTCGCCGTCGTCACCGTCGCCGCGCTCGTCCTCTCGGGAGCGGCCGCCACCTCGGCAAGCGCCAGCCCACCGACCGACGATGACGGGGTGGGGACGGCCGTCTACACGGGAAGCGTGAGCCAGGACGCCTTGAGCGACATCGCGGCTCTCGTCGACCGACGGGAGATGGTGGTCACGCCGGGAGTCGAAGCCGGCGAGGTCGAGGTCCAGGTCATCCTCAACGAGGCGCAGGCCGCCGCGCTCGAGAAGGAGGGAACCGCGCTCGAGACCAAAGCGCCCGCCGCGCAGCGCCGCCTGCTCGCGGCGACGCCCGAAGGCGTCTACCGCACCTACGGCGGAGACGGCGGCATCCGCGACGAACTCATGGATCAGGCCGCCGCGCATCCCGGCATCGCGCAGTTCCGCGTGCTCGGTCAGACCTGGCAGGGTCAGGACATCGGCGCGGTCCGGGTCACCGGTGACATCGCGAAGCAGAAGAAGGACGGGAAGCGCCCCACGACGGTCTACGTCGCGGCGCAGCACGCCCGCGAGTGGATCACACCCGAGATGGTCCGCCGCCTCCTCGACTACTACCTGTCGTCGTACGGGAAGGACCCGCGGGTCACGAAGATCATCGACTCGACGGAGCTGTGGTTCGTGCCCGTCGCCAACCCCGACGGCTACGACTTCACCTTCCAGGAGGGCAACCGCCTCTGGCGCAAGAACCTGCGCGACAACGATGGCGACGGTCAGATCACGGGCGTCGACGGCGTCGACCTGAACCGCAACTCGGCGACCCGGTGGGGGTACGACAACGAGGGATCCTCGCCCAATCCCGCGAGCGACACCTACCGTGGGCCGAGCCCGGGCTCCGAGCCCGAGACCCAGGCGCTCGACCACCTCTTCGCCGACGTCACGCCGCAGTTCATGATCAACTACCACTCCGCCGCCGAGCTGCTGCTCTACGGGATCGGGTGGCAGGTCGCCACACCGTCGCCCGACGACGTGATCTACGAGGCGATGGCCGGCGACGACGCCACTCCGGCGGTGCCGGGCTACGATCCCGACCTGTCGGCCGAGCTGTACACGACGAACGGCGACCTGGACACGCACATGCAGGAGAAGTACGGGACGCTCGGCTTCACCCCCGAGATGTCGACCTGCGAGGACGCCGCCGACTCCGTCCCGGACGACGAATGGGTCGCCGAGGACGACTGCGTGGCCCTGGGCTTCGACTTCCCCGACGACGAGGCGCTCATCCAGGCCGAGTTCGAGAAGAACATCCCGTTCGCGCTCGCGGTCGCCGAGTCGGCTCCCGATCCGGACGACCCCGTTTCGGTCGTAGGACGGGATGCCGAGGACTTCCGCGTCGACTCCTTCTCGGTGTCGTACGGCGACCCCCAGACGGTCGCCGTGTGGGCGAAGCGCGCCCTCAAGGCGAAGACGATGTACTACTCCGTCAACGGCGGACCCACGAAGAAGGCGAAGGTCGAGGAGTGGTCGGGCGGCGAGCGCTACGGCTTCGAGAACACGGACTACTACGCCGAATACCGGGGGGTCGTGACCGGGACGAAAGCGGGCGACAGCGTCGAGGTCTGGTTCGGCGGGCAGACGACCGCGGCAGACCTCCCGAAGGGGCAGAAGCCCGGCAAGGTCGAGAGCGAGCACTTCACGTACGAGGTCGCGCAGGACACCGGCGACTCCGTGCTCATCGTCGCCAACGAGGACTACACGGGCGCTCAGAACGCCGACGAGCCCCCTCACGCCGCCGGACTCACCTACCTCGACGAGCACATCGCCGCGCTCGAGGCGAACGGCGTGACGCCGGACGTGTGGGATGTCGATGCACAGGGCGTTCCGCACGACCTCGGCGTGCTGGGTCACTACGACGCCGTGATCTGGTATCTCGGCGACAACCGGCTGACGCAGGACGAGGAGGACGTGCTGACCGAGTACGGGAGCGGACGGTATCCCGACCTCTCGGTCGCCGAGCGCCAGCAGTACCTGACGATCTCGATGCGCGACTTCCTCAACGAAGGCGGCAAGGTCGCGCTCGCCGGTGAGACCACCGCCTACTACGGCCTCCTCGGAGGGTCGCTCGGCGGCATCTACTACGGCCTGGACGGCGCTCCCGACCAGCAGTGCGTGGTCACAGTCGACCCGACCAGCGACTGCCTGATCCTGGCGGACGACTTCACGCAGTACTGGATGGGCGCATACGACCGTGATCCGGTCACGGCGAGCGGCATCTCGGGGATCGCCGACCCGCTCACGGGCCTCGAGGCGACGTTCGGCGGCCCGGCCACGGTCGGCAACCCGATCGATGAGGCGGGCGCCTTCACTCCGACCAGCGAAGTGCTGCCGGTCGACGAGTTCCCGCAGTTCGAGAGCTGGGCGGCTGCCGACTACACCGATCCGCCGGTCGAGTACACGCCCGCCGAAGGGGCGTGGGTGGCATCCGCGAGCCACATCGACGACGGCTACCAGCGTCTTGCGCGCACGATCGCCGTTCCCGATCTGGCCGCGGGCGAGACGGCGACGTTCGATGCGCAGTTCTCCTTCGCGACCGAGGAGGAGTACGACAATGTGATCGTCGAGGTGCGTCCCGTCGGCACGGAGGACTGGACGACGCTGCCCGATCTCAACGGCGGCACGCAGTCCGCACCACCGGCCGAGTGCGAGGCAGGGTTCTACATCGAGGAGCACCCGCAGCTCGAGCACTATCTGACGATTCAGGACGGCGGATGCCTGACGACCGGCTCTACCGGTGAATGGAACTCCTTCACCGGAGCATCGGACGGCTGGATCCCCGTCTCGTTCGATCTCAGTGCCTACGAGGGGCAGGAGGTCCAGCTCGTCATCAGCTACGTCACCGATCCCGCCACGGGAGAACGGGGCGTCATGGTGGATGACATCAGCTTCACCATCGCGGGCGACGAGATCGAGGCGGAGGGCTTCGAGACCGGCCTGGGAGCATGGTCGGCGATCGGAGCTCCCGACTCGAGCCCCGGCAACTCCTCCGACTGGGAGCGGACGCAGCCCGCCGCCTACAGCGTCACGGCCACGCCCGACACGCTGCTCTTCGGCTTCGGCCTCGAGCAGCTGTCGACCGACGAGGAGCGGACGGCTGTCGTCGCACGCATCCTCGACCACTTCGGCATGTGA
- the cysD gene encoding sulfate adenylyltransferase subunit CysD, translated as MTDTIAPARLGTLDLLEAEAIHIIREVVAEFERPVLLFSGGKDSVVVLHLATKAFWPGRVPFPVLHVDTGHNFPEVIAFRDETVERLGVRLEVARVQDYIDDGRLQERPDGTRNPLQTLPLLDAIAAGRHDAVFGGARRDEDKARAKERIISLRDEFGQWDPRNQRPELWSLYNGRHTAGQHVRAFPISNWTELDVWRYIEREGIPLPPLYFAHEREVYSRDGMWRAVGEVSPPRADERTELRTVRYRTVGDMSCTGAVESDAADVASIVSEVARTTLTERGATRADDRLSEAAMEDRKKDGYF; from the coding sequence ATGACCGACACGATCGCGCCCGCGCGCCTCGGCACCCTCGACCTGCTCGAGGCCGAGGCCATCCACATCATCCGCGAGGTCGTCGCGGAGTTCGAGCGACCCGTGCTGCTCTTCTCCGGCGGCAAGGACTCCGTCGTCGTCCTGCACCTCGCCACGAAGGCCTTCTGGCCCGGCAGGGTGCCGTTCCCGGTGCTGCACGTCGACACGGGCCACAACTTCCCCGAGGTCATCGCGTTCCGCGACGAGACCGTCGAGCGCCTCGGCGTGCGGCTCGAAGTCGCTCGCGTGCAGGACTACATCGACGACGGCCGCCTCCAGGAGCGCCCCGACGGCACGCGCAACCCGCTGCAGACACTCCCCCTCCTCGACGCCATCGCGGCGGGGAGGCACGACGCCGTCTTCGGCGGCGCCCGTCGCGACGAGGACAAGGCGCGGGCCAAGGAGCGCATCATCTCGCTGCGTGACGAGTTCGGCCAGTGGGACCCGCGGAACCAGCGCCCCGAGCTCTGGAGCCTGTACAACGGCCGCCACACCGCGGGTCAGCACGTGCGCGCGTTCCCGATCTCGAACTGGACCGAGCTCGACGTCTGGCGCTACATCGAGCGCGAGGGCATCCCTCTTCCGCCGCTGTACTTCGCGCACGAGCGCGAGGTCTACTCCCGCGACGGCATGTGGCGCGCGGTCGGCGAGGTCTCCCCTCCCCGCGCCGACGAGCGGACCGAGCTGCGCACCGTGCGCTACCGCACGGTCGGTGACATGAGCTGCACCGGAGCGGTCGAATCGGATGCCGCGGACGTGGCATCCATCGTCTCGGAGGTCGCGCGCACCACCCTCACCGAGCGCGGTGCGACGCGTGCGGACGACCGGCTCAGCGAGGCCGCCATGGAGGACCGCAAGAAGGACGGGTACTTCTGA
- a CDS encoding MarR family winged helix-turn-helix transcriptional regulator — protein MTSSNGATDPADAIAAALARLRGRRMPRPPWDGPHHHDGPWGHGPMGGHHGGPRFGPGVPGVPGGGHGGPPWAAAGRFGGPARLRLLEALAAASTPLSVSEVGEAIGVDQPRASRLVQQAAELGLVRREADPADARRTRIALTDEGRSLVRGFRGERREAVDSALVQFTDAERAELARLLTKLADAWPRG, from the coding sequence ATGACTTCGTCGAACGGCGCGACCGACCCCGCAGACGCCATCGCCGCTGCGCTCGCTCGGCTGCGCGGGCGACGGATGCCTCGTCCTCCGTGGGACGGCCCCCACCACCACGACGGCCCCTGGGGCCACGGGCCCATGGGCGGCCACCACGGCGGTCCCCGCTTCGGCCCCGGCGTGCCGGGTGTGCCCGGCGGCGGGCACGGGGGACCGCCGTGGGCGGCGGCCGGGCGCTTCGGCGGACCTGCCCGCCTCCGGCTCCTCGAGGCGCTGGCCGCGGCATCCACCCCTCTCTCTGTGAGCGAGGTGGGCGAGGCGATCGGCGTCGATCAGCCGCGCGCCTCTCGGCTCGTGCAGCAGGCCGCCGAACTGGGTCTCGTGCGGCGCGAGGCGGACCCTGCCGACGCGCGCCGCACGCGCATCGCGCTGACGGATGAGGGGAGGTCGCTCGTGCGGGGCTTCCGTGGTGAGCGCCGGGAGGCCGTCGACTCCGCGCTCGTGCAGTTCACGGATGCCGAGCGCGCGGAGCTCGCCCGCCTGCTGACGAAGCTCGCCGACGCCTGGCCGCGCGGCTGA
- a CDS encoding nitrite/sulfite reductase, with protein MTISDTDTARSHPARPEGARARPPRPSSKPNGQWKIDGKAPLNGNEEWKQVDDGLSVRERIETTYSKGGFASIDPTDLHGRFRVWGLYTQRKPGIDGGRTATLTPEELEDEYFMLRVRIDGGQLTTEQLRVIAGISTEFGRDTADLTDRQNIQLHWIRVEDIPEIWRRLESVGLQTTEACGDVPRVILGSPVAGIAADELIDPTPQIDEISSTFIGDPTLANLPRKFKSAITGHPSQDVVHEINDVAFVAVEHPELGIGYDLWVGGGLSTTPALAERLGAFVSPDRVADAWHGVAQIFRDYGYRRLRNKARLKFLLAEWGAEKFRQVLQDEYLGYALPDGPAAPKPRTQGDHVGVHRQKDGRFYVGATPIVGRVSGPNLAKLADLIEAHGSTRLRTTPHQKIVVLDIPEDRVESLVAGLDELGLQARPSLIRRGTIACTGIEFCKLAIVETKAYATAAVLDLEERLKQFDLPHPIALHVNGCPNSCARIQTADIGLKGQLVTIDGEQVPGYQVHLGGGLVSKDRDEAGLGRTVRGLKVAADGIADYVERVVTRFLAERDAAADETFAEWAHRADEEALQ; from the coding sequence GTGACCATCAGCGACACCGACACCGCGCGCAGTCATCCCGCGCGGCCCGAGGGCGCCCGCGCGCGGCCGCCTCGCCCGTCCTCCAAGCCCAACGGGCAGTGGAAGATCGACGGCAAGGCGCCCCTGAACGGCAACGAGGAGTGGAAGCAGGTCGACGACGGCCTGAGCGTCCGCGAGCGCATCGAAACCACGTACTCCAAGGGCGGCTTCGCGTCGATCGATCCGACCGACCTGCACGGGCGCTTCCGCGTCTGGGGGCTTTACACCCAGCGCAAGCCCGGCATCGATGGCGGCCGCACCGCGACCCTGACTCCCGAAGAGCTCGAGGACGAGTACTTCATGCTCCGCGTCCGGATCGACGGCGGACAGCTCACGACCGAGCAGCTGCGGGTCATCGCGGGCATCTCGACGGAGTTCGGCCGTGACACCGCCGACCTGACCGACCGCCAGAACATCCAGCTGCACTGGATCCGCGTCGAGGACATCCCCGAGATCTGGCGTCGCCTGGAGTCCGTGGGCCTGCAGACGACAGAGGCCTGCGGCGACGTCCCCCGCGTCATCCTCGGCTCGCCGGTCGCCGGCATCGCCGCGGACGAGCTCATCGACCCCACGCCGCAGATCGACGAGATCTCGTCGACCTTCATCGGCGACCCGACGCTCGCGAACCTCCCCCGCAAGTTCAAGTCGGCCATCACCGGCCACCCGAGCCAGGACGTCGTGCACGAGATCAACGACGTCGCCTTCGTCGCCGTCGAGCACCCCGAGCTCGGCATCGGCTACGACCTGTGGGTCGGCGGCGGGCTCTCAACGACTCCCGCTCTCGCGGAGCGGCTCGGCGCGTTCGTGAGCCCGGATCGGGTGGCGGATGCCTGGCACGGCGTCGCGCAGATCTTCCGCGACTACGGCTACCGGCGGCTGCGCAACAAGGCGCGGCTCAAGTTCCTGCTCGCCGAGTGGGGCGCCGAGAAGTTCCGCCAGGTGCTGCAGGACGAGTACCTCGGCTACGCGCTGCCCGACGGGCCGGCAGCCCCGAAGCCCCGGACGCAGGGCGACCACGTCGGCGTCCACCGCCAGAAGGACGGCCGCTTCTACGTCGGGGCCACGCCCATCGTCGGCCGTGTCTCGGGCCCGAACCTGGCGAAGCTCGCCGATCTCATCGAGGCGCACGGCTCAACGCGCCTGCGCACCACGCCGCATCAGAAGATCGTCGTGCTCGACATCCCCGAGGACCGGGTCGAGTCGCTCGTCGCGGGCCTCGACGAGCTCGGTCTCCAGGCGCGTCCCAGCCTCATCCGCCGAGGCACGATCGCGTGCACGGGCATCGAGTTCTGCAAGCTCGCGATCGTCGAGACGAAGGCGTACGCGACGGCCGCGGTGCTCGACCTCGAGGAGCGGCTGAAGCAGTTCGACCTCCCCCATCCGATCGCCCTCCACGTCAACGGCTGCCCCAACTCGTGCGCGCGCATCCAGACCGCCGACATCGGGCTGAAGGGCCAGCTCGTCACGATCGACGGCGAGCAGGTGCCGGGCTACCAGGTGCACCTCGGCGGCGGACTCGTCTCGAAGGACCGCGACGAGGCGGGCCTCGGCCGCACCGTCCGTGGTCTCAAGGTCGCCGCGGACGGCATCGCGGACTACGTCGAGCGGGTCGTCACGCGCTTCCTCGCGGAGCGGGATGCCGCAGCCGACGAGACCTTCGCCGAATGGGCCCACCGCGCCGACGAGGAGGCACTCCAGTGA
- a CDS encoding MFS transporter: MSSSARDGKPDPSRATPPAAANSGAIAAVGVMFQDTTDETPIPRKQVFSWAMWDWATQPFNSVLLTFVFASLYLVSVNFLPDDVAKLAEDDPAREQALAGLSSGYGLATTIAGILILLLAPVLGQTADRSGSRKRWLLVFTILLALLQFALFFAQADPAFFWYGALVLSVGAVVSEIAGVNYNSMLVQVSTPKTIGKVSGLGWGLGYIGGIVALTIVIVLTFVDWFGMDTSDGLAYRLIAVGCGVWTLLFALPLFLNVPEAPKPVGVERVGFFAAYGVLVQDIIALYRTHRPTFWFLLASAVYRDGLAGVFAFGGVLAAVAFHFTDNEVLIFAIAANVVAGASTIIAGRFDDRFGARAVIITALTGLVVIALVVFFGHAAGKTVFWIGGLILSAFVGPAQAASRSLLARVTPEGMQGEIFGLYATTGRVASFMSPALWTLFIAIFGATYWGILGIAIVLAVGLGLLLLVKFPPRHPVEA, from the coding sequence ATGAGCTCCTCCGCACGCGACGGAAAGCCGGACCCGAGCAGGGCGACACCGCCCGCCGCGGCGAACAGCGGAGCGATCGCCGCCGTGGGCGTCATGTTCCAGGACACGACGGATGAGACGCCGATCCCCCGCAAGCAGGTCTTCTCATGGGCGATGTGGGACTGGGCGACGCAGCCGTTCAATTCGGTGCTCCTCACCTTCGTCTTCGCGTCGCTCTACCTCGTCTCGGTCAACTTCCTGCCCGACGACGTCGCCAAGCTCGCCGAGGACGACCCTGCGCGCGAGCAGGCGCTCGCCGGCCTCTCGAGCGGCTACGGGCTGGCGACGACGATCGCCGGCATCCTCATCCTTCTGCTCGCCCCGGTGCTGGGCCAGACGGCCGACCGCTCCGGCAGCCGCAAGCGGTGGCTTCTCGTCTTCACGATCCTCCTCGCGCTCCTGCAGTTCGCGCTGTTCTTCGCGCAGGCCGACCCCGCCTTCTTCTGGTACGGCGCGCTGGTGCTCTCGGTCGGCGCGGTCGTGTCCGAGATCGCCGGAGTCAACTACAACTCGATGCTCGTGCAGGTGTCGACGCCGAAGACGATCGGCAAGGTGAGCGGCCTGGGCTGGGGCCTCGGCTACATCGGCGGCATCGTCGCGCTCACGATCGTCATCGTCCTGACGTTCGTCGACTGGTTCGGCATGGACACGTCGGACGGACTGGCGTACCGCCTGATCGCCGTCGGGTGCGGCGTGTGGACCCTCCTCTTCGCACTCCCCCTGTTCCTCAACGTGCCCGAGGCGCCCAAGCCGGTGGGCGTCGAGCGGGTTGGGTTCTTCGCCGCGTACGGCGTGCTCGTGCAGGACATCATCGCCCTCTATCGCACCCACCGCCCCACGTTCTGGTTCCTCCTCGCGAGCGCCGTCTACCGCGACGGGCTCGCCGGGGTCTTCGCGTTCGGCGGCGTGCTGGCGGCGGTCGCTTTCCACTTCACCGACAACGAGGTGCTCATCTTCGCGATCGCGGCGAACGTCGTGGCAGGCGCCTCGACGATCATCGCCGGCCGGTTCGACGACCGATTCGGCGCCCGCGCCGTCATCATCACGGCGCTCACGGGACTCGTGGTCATCGCGCTCGTCGTGTTCTTCGGGCATGCGGCGGGCAAGACCGTCTTCTGGATCGGCGGCCTCATCCTCTCGGCATTCGTCGGTCCCGCGCAGGCGGCGAGCAGATCGCTGCTGGCCCGCGTGACGCCCGAGGGGATGCAGGGAGAGATCTTCGGCCTCTACGCCACGACGGGCCGCGTCGCGAGCTTCATGTCACCCGCGCTGTGGACCCTCTTCATCGCGATCTTCGGCGCGACGTACTGGGGGATCCTCGGCATCGCCATCGTGCTCGCCGTCGGGCTCGGACTGCTCCTGCTCGTCAAGTTCCCCCCGCGGCATCCCGTCGAGGCCTGA
- a CDS encoding CbiX/SirB N-terminal domain-containing protein: MPQPALLAISHGTASPAGQAAVAALVDAVARRLPDVTVRLGHVDVQQPDVAASLASLPDDQPVVIVPLLLSAGYHVRIDLKEQSSHRSDVIIADALGPDARLVDVLVARLAPLEPVADDRIVLAVAGSSDERANDDCRATAAMLAERLGRPVDVGFLAATEPRLGAAVGRTRAAASGRVVVANYLLAPGYFHDLAVRLAGGAPVARPLLDDDEPAASLVELVADRYRAAVR, encoded by the coding sequence ATGCCGCAGCCAGCCCTCCTCGCGATCTCGCACGGCACCGCCTCACCCGCCGGGCAGGCCGCCGTCGCGGCGCTCGTCGACGCCGTCGCCCGGCGGCTTCCCGACGTCACGGTGCGCCTCGGGCACGTCGACGTGCAGCAGCCGGATGTCGCGGCATCCCTCGCATCGCTTCCCGACGATCAGCCCGTCGTGATCGTGCCGCTTCTCCTGTCGGCGGGCTACCACGTGCGGATCGACCTGAAGGAGCAGTCGTCCCACCGGTCGGACGTCATCATCGCCGACGCCCTCGGCCCCGACGCAAGGCTTGTGGATGTGCTCGTCGCACGCCTCGCCCCGCTCGAGCCCGTCGCTGACGACCGGATCGTCCTGGCCGTCGCGGGGTCCAGCGACGAGCGGGCCAACGACGACTGCCGCGCAACGGCGGCCATGCTCGCCGAGCGCCTGGGCCGGCCGGTCGACGTCGGATTTCTCGCCGCCACCGAGCCGCGGCTCGGCGCAGCCGTCGGTCGCACGCGGGCCGCGGCATCCGGTCGGGTCGTCGTCGCGAACTATCTGCTCGCACCCGGCTACTTCCACGACCTCGCCGTGAGGCTCGCCGGCGGGGCGCCGGTCGCGCGGCCGCTGCTCGACGACGACGAGCCCGCGGCATCCCTCGTCGAACTCGTCGCGGACCGCTACCGCGCCGCCGTCCGCTGA